The sequence below is a genomic window from Coffea arabica cultivar ET-39 chromosome 8e, Coffea Arabica ET-39 HiFi, whole genome shotgun sequence.
ATTGGAATATTCTtgtactttttaatttttttgggtgGCAAGTTTAGTATAAAAAAGCTACTGTATCCGTTGGACTCGCCAGTATTTGGTATTGAATTTCTCACGAGAGTATTCAAAATAAATGCCATGGACATGAGATTGATGTTTCTAACTCTTAACCCCAATTTTCTTATGAAACTTAGCCATATTCCCTCCGTTTGAATTAGCTGGTTTTagggtgtttttaaaaaattttactattatagtgtatatgaaaaatttttactataaaatttttttaaaatatttgacaTATTATATGGATGAGATATTTTTTGAGTTATTATGTATTACTGtagtattgtatttgaaaaaatgaCCAATCCAAACGGATATGAGAAAGCCTTTTcttcgcaacggatcttctgtcccacatcctgtgccactctctgtgccactttttattatattgctatttctcctataTAAATATCacattttagttcttttttgtttccttaagatccaataactattaattgagtaatacacaatatttaacaaactcaaaaaaccaaaatgcataaaaaatgagattttttatgaattttctgctgtattttttaattttctattatatattgcttttttgaagctactgtatttatattttactcaattaatagttattggatcttaaggaaacaaaaaagaactaaaatgtGATGTTTAtataggagaaatagcaatataataaaaagtggcacagagagtggcacaggatgtgggacagaagatccgttgtgCCTTTTCTCCCTCTTTAACTTTATGAACCTATGCAGAATTGAAATTTAGTGACACATGCTTAATTATCAatgatggcaacggggcgggttTGGGGCGGGGGACTGACTACAAATTCCACCCacccccgccccgtcccccaTCCCCCGCTCCCCCCGCCCCACCCCGTTTTCCCCGCAGGTGCTCCCGCGGGGCTAAtcaaaatttgttatataattttattatagttaaattttatcaaataatcaagtactaaaatatcaacatatcaacaaattattattcattgtaatttcacaattgaaacttataaaaataatcaaacaaaagttatttgaatacaatccaatatgatgaaataaatacaactaaagtaatcaagttttcacttttggcacaaatacaatcactaattcattattatgcttgtgctttttttttgagaaaaaaatgttattgtattaagtgtaattaggaatttagtataaatgtattagtaaatttagtataaccaattaataatttgtattagtacacatatataattattagtataattgataatatcaattatattacatatactaatatacatataatacattaactaataatatcattgtcatgagtttgtaactaattaaattatctattatatatataattatatacatatatattttatatatttattttttttaaagcgggtggcggggcgggggtacACTCCCCCGCCCCATTAGCCCCCGACGGGccacccgcccccattgccatccttaTTAATTATACCTTAATTTCAGCAATCTGCAGGATAGTTGCTTAGCTTCTAGATTATAATCTAGATTCCAAAATTAAAAATACTCACAACTAAACAAAAGCATTTTTATATGTTCTTCGCTCCTTCCTGGCAGCCAGAttgtaaatcaaaaaaaaaaaaagccaggGATACTTTATAAAATTAGTTCATTTTCACAGTACAATCTGAAGTAGACAATGACATGATGGATGAAAATGCAAGAAATAGGAACAGACTGCTTCTTGTGCTATGAAAAATTAAacataatcaaaataaatattAACTACTGAAAGCAATGAAGTGTGTAAATGGGATTTTACCAGAAGACTAATAACACAACCAAATAAGATCATCCGAAATCGACCCAGAAATGAATCTGCAACTATAGCACCAAGAAGGGGCATCAAATTTGTTGCTGCTGACCAAAGAAAGAGTATGTTGGACCCAGTAGCCATGTTCAAATGATACTCTCTTGTCAAGTACAGAATCATGTTAGGCTGTAGCCCATAGCTTGCCACCTGCGCAAGAGACTCATTTGCTGCCCCAGAAAAAAACCATTAAAACACAGAACGGTCAATTCTTAATagaaaatttcactaaaacaATTCCTCAATAAACTTCAGTTAAACACACGTAGAATGAGAATCAGATATAGCCAGTTTAATAAGGGTCgtttgtttcttgttttcaatcaagaaagaaaaaggagttACCTAAAATGAATGGCATGGTTCTGAAGCCACCCTTTCCTGAAAAACCGTCATGATCATCATTAAGTAAAGGCTTTGTAATCAGACTTTCTCGCTCAGCATCAGCAGAATTCTCCATCATGTATGTAGGGacttctgcttcttcttcttctactgcAATAATATGTATCAAAGTATTTTGATATTGACTCTCGTCCAACAACCATACTGAGCACTGAAACTGTGAAacaattattaatattttatatgacTAATTCTATACTAAGCGACAGTTAAGTGACAGACACAAATATTTTATCTTCTTCTACTAGACTTTGCAGCTGCCGGTGCTGGTAGTCCATAACATTAGACAGAAGAGACAAGTGACTGGACTTGCGTCAAAACCTCAGGtaatttgatatttttgggttgaaaAGGCTGAGCTCCAATGTGTTGGAATGTAATGATGTGACATAACCTAATGCCGCTGGCACAACTTACCTTTGTGATCCGTCAATTTCATACCAATTTACAATCCAACCGTCCAGATTGAATTGCTAAATCCCACCTAGATGCCCTCTTTAAACTGGATTGGGGTCTTTTACAATCAAACTTTTGATTGTACGGTACAATTAACGTGAAgatgggtttgatttgaaattgaatggatgaaattgatggtagGACACAATTTCTAAGGATTGTGAAATTTATTGTATTTCGGTGTATTATTGCATTGGTGTTCATCTTTATTGTGGTCGCGTCGAATACGTATTGTGCTATTGGTTACATTGTGCCATACAATTATACTTATAATGCGGAAGTTTATATTATAATTTGTAACATAGAATTAGAAATGGTGATTGTAGAAGCCCCTAATCCTTAAGTGTAAGCAAATTACCTTGTGGTCCTTTTGGATGGAGGTATTTGGAtggatttggatttgaaatccaAATCTCTAGTCCAAATAAGTGAAGAAATTTGGTTGAGAATTTAAAATTATGCCAACTACTCGATAGGCCTAATAATTTGTTTTTAGATTTTAGATCTTGTTATTACACGTTAATTACAATTCAATTTAGATTGTGGAGATTTGTGTCAGGTTCAAATTGGCCAAGGATAGTTAATCTTGACGATAACAAAATTTCTCACAGAAGGGATTTAATGTGTTGAAatggatttctttttcttttctttttttggggtgttGAAATGGATTTGAAAACCAACACTCCATATCTCGTTTCTCCAATAATCTGCATCTTTCCAATAATCAGTCGAGCGCCGGCCCCCGCCGCAGGTACCAGCGTCTCTTGTGGCCAGACAATATTGGCTCTAAAGAGAAGATGACTAGTTCCTTTTTTGGTGTTATTCGAGCACTTCAAACATGTAGTACAGACTATATCAATTGCAATGCCTTGATTCTTGCAGCCAAGTAGTACAGACTACAGGATCGCGTTCGGCCACGTAGAAAGAAAGCAAACATTCAATTTCTATCCcaaagtgtttttattaattgtGAATTCTATTATCTTATGATATCTTTTGAGCCAAACGATATACTTGAAACAAGAGTTCATTGCCAAAATAACTCTCCTTCTAAAACATATACCCAAAGTAACCTAATGTTAAAATTTATTGCTTTTATGATCTTTTTTTTGCCACATAGGTTGCACATGTGTCAGGATAGAGATAGAGACAcactctatttcttttttccatctaTTTACCACTTGCCCcactctatttcttttttttggtgctTCAATAGAAGGTTTTAAGCATTGTCGTCCTGTGATAAGTATAGATGGTACATTCTTATATGGGAAATATAAAGGAACCATGCTTATTGCAGTTTCAGCAGATGCAAACAATCAACTATTTCCACTTGCCTTTTCAATTGTGGAGGGTGAGAACAATGATAGTTGGGGTTGGTTTATGGCATGCATAAGGGAATTTGTCACTCAACGAAGAGGCCTCTGTGTGATATCTGACCGTCATCCAGGTATTATTACCATAGTGAATCAGGTTGGATCAGAGTGGATTGAACCATTTGCCGACCATCGTTTTTGCATCCGCCATCTAGCAAGTAATTTTAATACTAAATTTCATGACAAAATATTGAAAAACCATCTAGTTGCAGCGTGTTATGAAAATCAGGTTTTCAAATTTCAGAGAAAGATGGAAACAATTGGCAAGATAAATCCGAAAGCTCGAAAATGGCTAGATGATTTGCGAGTTGAGAAGTGGGCTCTAGCACATGATGGTGGCAAAAGCTATGGAATAATGACAACAAATTTATTAGAGGTATTTAACAGTGTGTTGAAGGGTGCACGCTCTTTACCAATAACAGCTTTGGTGCAACTTAGTTTCTATCGTGTCAACAGCTATTTTGCCATTAGACGGCAATTTGCAGTTCAAAGAAGTGTTAGCAACCAATCTTTCACTCCTTTTGTAGATGGAAAAATAAGTTCTTATGGGATCAAGGCAGGAGGACATGAAGTGGTCCTATTTAACCGAGCCACTGGTTCATTCAGCATTAAAACTGGTTGATCACctataaataaagaaaaggtggtCGTGTCCAAGTTGTCAAGTTAAAACATTGTTCCTGTCAAAAGTGGCAAATATTTGGATTCCCTTGCTCCCATGTAATTGCTGCATGCCAATATTGTGCCtctatgattaaaaaaaattaaaaattttagctcatgttgaaaactataaactagattaaaactttcctttcttgttatCCTACGTGGCAATCAGAATAATTAGGTGGCAATAATAACATCATTATAGGAATAAAGTTTAAAAGTGAATCATATTGGGAATATTTTTTAGAAAGTGTGTTATTTTAGCAAAAAACTCTTTGAAACAATGTGTATTTCAAATCTATTCATTTTGCctcaaaaaagaaaatctattcttttgaaatccattcattttaattttcctCTTGAATTCATGTTCACCGCCATACGTAACCTTAGCATAAATTTAACATATGTTACTTGAAATTTGTGGAAAATAATGGCAAACTTTTGTGGCGACTCagaaaaatattgttttaagaaTGGAAATTGCGGGTTAGTTTTTCAATCTCAAGCAATTTGGACAAATTTTTGTGGTagattgagaaataaaataggGTTAAGTTAAATTAGGGTTTAATTGGAAATTCAACCTAtgtcaattgaaatttgtgggAATTAATGGCAGATTCTTGTGGCCACTAAGTGAAAATATTGTATAAGAATGGAAAATTTCTTACAGCTTAGTTTTTCGACATCAAGTAATTGGACAAACTTTTGTGATGGATCAAAAAATAAAGTAGGGTTAAGTATTTAAATGTAAACTAGTATTTCATTAGCACAGTTCtttcttatatttatattaGTTGAAAATTTATGCAAGTATGAATAATTCAAAAAAGGATCGAATAATTTTCATACCTATTTATGAATATTTAAGTTAGAAAATTAATGTACCCAAAtgttcaagtaccgttttaacttttgaaaacttctatatatatacacatttattttaatattatattatgCATTAAATATGTAAGCTATATGAAAAGATTGATAAATATTATTTGAATGAATTATcagattttatatgattaaaaacctaaaacTAAATATTTATACTCAACTAAATAccaaatatgcaaaaatataattttcccCATGAACAAATATTAATTTCTAGCAATGCTAGTGAAGtaacaattaaaataaagtTAAAACATATAGATAAGATAAATTAAAGtgaatttataaataaaaatttagttTGTTAGAAGAGAGAGGAAACCTATAATgaaaatataatataaatttattaaaaaagatattttgttagaagagagagaaaatatgagaaaagttGGATACTAAAATGAGTAAAACCCAAATATCCAGATGATCCGGTGATTCTCTTCAATTAAGTATACCACTTAGAAGAAAGAATATGGGTAATTGAATTAAGAACTTttaatgtgtgtgtgtatgtatggaTGTATATAAGGTAATAAATATAACGCAAAGCGCCCCATAGCCATAAATTACATAGCACCTTAGTTTATGGCAATAGCTTTATTCAATTTTTAACCTAAAGGTTTTAGCTCGAATAATTTAATAGTCAAGCAGAAGCCAAATTGATTTAAGTTGATATATCCTTGTATATTTAATTTAAATGTAAACACTCACATTTATATTTCCTTGCATACACACCCTCACATAGTACATTTtcacatttttaaaaatttaacacCTAAGTCCTCTTTTAATTAGAATTAATTAACACAATATAAAAGGCAAAAAGATGAAAGATCTTCCAAAACAtatgaaatgaataaataaaagcaGAATCAtatttatgtgtgtatatacTTATCATCGATTGCATCGTATATTTTCAcatttttgaaagtttaacaCCTAAGTCCTCTTTTAATTAGAATTAATTAACACAACGTAAAAAGGTAATAGATGAAACAAGATGAAAGATCTGTCAAAATATatgaaacaaataaatgaaagatcATCAATTGCATCATTTATTTGGACCTCTGTGAAAGCAACAACTTCATTTGTATCTGCCTAGTTACATGTATGTACGCATTAAACTCCATGGATAACGGCATTTAGACTTTTAGGAATAACTTGACAATATATGGATggccaaaataaaatcaagtaACTGTTATAAGTTGAGTGCAACTATGAATCACGCCGCAGCTAACTCTGGTGGATGCGGGGTGTGGATTATGAGGAAGCGGGCCAATGAAAGTAGCACCAAGAGGTGGTATAAGTAGGGAACTGGCCCCAACTGGTAGGCAAGGCAAGGCAAGGCAAGGAAGCAGAGAGAGAAGGAAAACGATAGGAAAGAAAAGTGCCAAAAGGAAAAGGACGAGAAAGacggaaggggaaaaaaaatgggaGAAGCGAAAGGAAAATTCCAGTTTTCCCTCTattcttgaaaaaaaatctCCTCCTCTCGCCGAAAAATCTTTTGTTGGATTGAATTGTCATagcaaacaattttttttaactaaaaaaATTAGATGGATTCGGCTCCGATTATCACTATGAGTCAAGGCATATTTTCAAGACCATAGTTTAATTATAGAAATTCTCACATTTGCTGCGAAACTCAAACATGCACCTTACTTAGCCAACATGTGGTGCCGTGGTTGCCAGCCATTATAAATATCCAGCCTTGACGTTTTCAGGCACTTCTTGTTGGGATCTTTTTCAAAACGTGAGGATGTCCTGTGATGCCAAAATTTTTGCATTACGTTCAGATAAGATAATTTAGGTGGAAGTTACAGGTGACGGATTTTGTATGGCCCTGGTAAGTGAAAATGGTTCTATCTGTGATAATTGCTAAACTGAACTTGGCTACCGCAATGAATGTTTGCAGTTTCTACCaacttaaaaaagaaaaatcataatttttGCTACATGAATATATTAGGTGGTATTTGTAATATTCCAACCAAATGCTTATATGTGGACTTACTTCTCTATCAATGGCTTTAAAACCATCACGTCAGACTAGCAATCTGACTCCAATGGAAGGCAAGTGCTCAAAGCCATTGGAACACTCTCTTTTGAAACACATGATTAAAAGAGTTTAGATTTGCTAAAGTCTTATGGGATTTCTGAAATTAATCAAAGAGTATTACTGGCATTAATAGCAACAACACTGTATAAAATCAGTATTTGTTAGGAAATGTATCCCACTGTAATCAATAAATCTTGTAATAATGGACTATGGATGCTGAAACGCCCGTGTTACTATTGATCATTTGGAGGAAAAGGTCATAGTCGAAGACGAGGCATATAGAAAAAGAGACGggtttttttgttattttatttatttatttattgtttgtAAGTGAGAGATTTTGAACTCAGAATCTTCTACTTATAATCGCTCTACCTTACCACCTAATTCAACTCTCCtcctaaggaaaaggaaaggagaCAGTTATGAAAGTGGGGAAAGCAGTTAGTTGTCAACCTAAGTTTTTCTTCAATTGaattaagggttaattacaattTATCACTCAAAAATACACTTTGATTCTTACTTTACTCTCTAATTTTATTAATCACTTAACCTTGTGagagacaaaaatacccttctaTTATACCATTTTTTTGCTCTCTTTTAATTTGtaatcaaaattaatttttttttcaaattcttatttttaagcaaataaaaaattttgctaACAAAAACTTAAAGATATCCATTCTCTAATTTCTAattatgaagaaaatatatagattttttgcataattagttaattataaATCAATATCATTTATTCtctaatttaacaaaaaatttgTATTCTAGTTTCTTTTAATTGGACAATACAAAGTCAATTGCTCAATGTTTTATAATCACACATTCACATGTTAGttatttggaaatttttgttcttttttcctctAATGGATATTTGCTTATTAGgttatttttttctttgcctttttAAAGATAATCCATTGTTGGTGTATTTCCTAATATACATACTCCTCTCATTTGAATCTTTACTACTATCAATTACAGTAGTTAAAATTAAACCACATGTTAAAATTCaatgaaaaaaggaaacaaaaatttcTCCATTATTGTCAGATCTAAATTTCTCTGATGGattttttaattagttttttaGGTCGGCAATTTCTCCATTATTATTAGATCTAAATTTCTCTTTAAATTTGAACCAGGTTTAATCAAATTTGATTGTCAGAAGATATGCACCAATGTATGGGATTACATTGATTCATCCGAATGCAAGATATATAGGAGCACCAATGTTATCTTTATTTCTATTGATTTCCTAGATCTATTGAATCTATTGATTTCATATCTATATGTATTTGTGTCAtgtttgtttgatttattttttgccATTAGTGGAGATTTATTAAATGAaatgatctttttttttaaaaaaaatgtatacttATAAAATGGATTCAAAAAGTAATGTACagaaacataaaaaattttgtCGTTTATTAAAAATTGTGTTGAACAATCAACACGGTTTAACTAAGTTCGAGTTACATTTATATTATCTATCTATGACATTGTGGTATTAAAGaaatgattaattttttatgcacTGATAATGTATTAGCTTTTTataaggattaattttttatgtactGACCATGTATTAGCTTTTTATGCACTAACACTGTAGTGATTTTTTTACACTAGCAGTTTGAATATATATCACATATGCATgacttaaatttcaaatttaaattcatgttaTGTAACATGATTTAAACCTGCtagtataaaaattttaaaaaaaagaattacacactaacaatgtattaaaaaaaatttatcctAAAAGAAAATCCAAACCAAAGAAACCATCATGTCAAGCTAGCCATTTGAGGCTATGCATTCGGGCAACCTCAAAGCCAATAGACTCTTTTGAAACACATACATCAAAAAGGGTTAAAATGCAAAATGTTGAATTATCTTTAAAGATTATGAGATTTCCATAAATTAATGGAAGAGTAATATTAGTAGGGAGAAGTGATCAAATTTGTCCTGCGGTTTATAACATTTTCTCTTGGGTCCCTTGTAGTTTTGAATATTATATTTACTAtcctaattttgaatttcaatgtaaCAGTGTCAGCCCTTACCTATAAACTATTAATATGAAATGCTAAAACGTattttcatttccaaattaCCACTATATGGCTTATAGGTAATTGGTGTAACAAAttcaaagaataaaaataacttGACATGCACCAAATAGATGAAAGAAATTTATAACAAAAAATCATGTATGGCAGGCTAAAAGAGTTAAATAGGTTATAACAAACAGCAGAGAGAAATGATATCAAATTGTTAATGCTTGAAATAGCAAATTTAAGTTTAAAAGGGcttgaaatttcaaaacaaaaaagggagaaatATATATTCCATTAGCAGTGATGTAGTAGGCCTGACCACATTTTAGACGACAAAGTCAGTTTTTGTAAGCACCACATGATGCCGAATGTGTCCTAATCAGGTCTTAATCGAGAATTGGAAAAGGCAACATTTGTAGCAAGATTAATCTGAAACTGCTCTCTTTGGATGAACATCCAAGGATGGTCGCTTGCATCATCATCCCTTTGCATCATCTAAATCTCCATTCTGTATCTTCTACAGGTACTTCCTAGATTACAACAATCCTACCAGATTAAATACAGCTAGTGCTTTTGGCACATATTTGCTTTTGGCATACTCTATGTGTGTGCTTATTCCAAAAgaatataattaattttttaataataagtTATTGTATGTATGTAGAATCATATTTGCTTTTGGCATACTCTATGCGTGTGCTTattccaaaaatatataattaatttttttataataaattattCTACGTAGAATCATGTTAGAGCATGTATgttttttttccagaaatctatAAGTGCTGCTCTTTTTTATTTAAGGagttattatatttaaaatcatGGTAGAGAAAAAAAGAGGGATGTGAGTAATTGTAGATAAAAATTAAATCATGAttggaaaaaagagagaacTTGAGTAATTTGAAAACTAACTTTAGGGAGTATTTTTGGTATAACATTAAAAGGAACCCTCTCCTATTTTATATAACATAGATATCAATCTGAGACCAAAGATGTTGGTCAATATTATGCCTGCATCACTGCATGAATTTTTATGTGTACATTTcaatcatatacatatataaaatattCCCCTCCACACTTTAGCAAATGTCACGTAGCACATCCTTTGCCTCTTGTGCATGTAATATTTTTCACCAAACAATCATGCACAATGAATTTAGCTAGTATACTATTACTTTCTTGTCAACATTAGCATTATGGGAAGTACATGGTGTGTCATAATTAACTGCCTCAACATTAAGTAGCACAAATGAAAGCGTGAAGCTCTTTATTTTATTGCATCATACaaatcgattttttttttctttccctgcAGAAAAATGACATGCCTGTAATCGTAGACTCTGTACGGATGGTGCAGGTGACAAGGCAACTTGTTTTTTTGGCTATGGACAAGGCGCCTTGTGCTTTCCAAATTCAATGCAAAGATATTAGATCATGTTGAGGTAATTGAtacacaaacacataaaagaaCGGAAATTCGTATTGCGCAAATTTCACTGAGAAAGTGAGGCTGAAAATGATGATCTTGACACATATTTGATACTATCCTTGAGATGTTATTTGCTTTCACTATATAAAGTAAAGTATTTGTTACAAGGTTTACCTCTAAAATACAATAGGATTTAGAGAATCTTGATATCAAATCTAAAGTTTTCCTTTACAAGGAAAAGTTCAAAATTCTTTGATTTGCTAGAAACTTGTCATTTTTATAGTAAAAGACATAACTCAAGAGTTGCAGATTAATCGACCACTATCTCTCACATTTATAGGCATTAAGAGACAGCAATTAAGTTCCTTCAATGGATAGAACATGCCAAAAATGTTTCATAAATTTTTTGGCTTTTAAGAAGAATCCACAAACGGATCCACTTCCTATCGCTGCAGATCCGGTCGCAGATCCATTGTGTTGACTTACCCTTTGTTTAGAtatgtcaaaatttttttactttcctcattttttttggttgatagGAGGGCTTTAGACCCATTACATAGCAACTAATCTAGGCGTAGTAACACCTACTACATCATATGCCAACCACTTCCTCAACTCTGTAGGAGGAGATGCTAGCTCTTGGACTCCCGCCTCCATATTCAAAGCACTCTTAGCTAACCAGTCCGCACTCAAGTTACCCTCCCTCCATTGATGAGTTAACTCACATTGCCATTGCCTATCCCCTAAGCTCCGGATTCGATTGACCTGTACCAGAAGGGGGCTCTTCGTTGGCGCTTTGTCAATAGTCTCTAAACTCACTTTAGAGTCCGTCTCAAGACCACTCTCTTGAACCCCTTGTCCCATGCTGTcttcattccaaaccaaatagccCAAAGTTCAGCTTCAACAATGGTCCTATGTCCTAAATTTGCCTGAAATCCGCAAATCCACATTCCATACTCATCTCTTAATAGCCCTCCAGCCCCTGCAATACCATCCCTGGAGCTAACCGCCCCGTCCACATTAATCTTTATCCAACCTTTCCCCGGCTTACTCCACCCAATGTTTAGAAGTTGCCTGTCCTTGCTCCTAGTTTCCCTTTCTAGTGCTAGTTGATTAGCTTCCAACACCGCAACAACAATTTTCTCTAGTGTGTCGATTTTACTACTGTCATTCACGATGTCAAAACTATTCCGGCCTTCCCATATTAAATATACAACCTGTTGGAACACTACCCGCCAGTCCAGATGATCCCATCTGCCTAGATCCCTTCTTTTCAGGTTCCAATCTAACCACTCCTCGGCACACTTATTGTTAAATGTCTCCCAATAATTCGGATGAACTAGGCTGAACCATATCTTCCGAGCCCAGGGACAATCCCTTAGTGCATGGAGCTGCGTTTCTGGATCCTGCCCACACAATTTACAGTAACTTACCTCCTGCGGGTGCCTTCGCTTCTTTTCTGCATTAGTTAAGAGCCGTTGGTGTCTAGCTAACCACAATAGGAACTGCCATCTACCCGGTCCTCTTTGCTTCCAAATTTGAGTCCATCCATGTTGGTCAGCCCGTATTTCTACATTACATTCTAGCTGATATGCCGATCTTGTTGAAAACACCCCTCTAGGATCTGGAATCCACACTGGCAAGTCCTTGTCAGGGCCTTCCTCCGTTAACTGGACTTTCAATAGTTTACGTAACAATTGGTTAGACAAGAAAGGTTTCAGCGCATCCATATTCCATCCCTCCCCAATAACCCAGTACTCTTTAACTTTCTTGTGCAGCTCACCCGTCGGAATTGTTACTGCACTCATGTCCATTAACGGTTTTCCTAACAACCATGCATCCTTCCAAAAGCTAACATCCACTCCATTGACCACTGTCCACCTCACTCCTTTCCTCATCACCTTCTGTCCCTCCTCGATACTCCGCCTGACAAAGGATTTCCTCCCGTCCCCTCCCGAGTCCTTGTACTTGCTGCTCAGGACCTTTACCCACAGCGACTCCTTCTGGTGCAGAGCTCTCCAGCTCAACTTGGCAAGTATTGCCCTATTGGTCTCCCTCATTTTCCGTATCCCAAGTCCTCCTTCTGTTTTATCCCTTGTCACAGTATCCCAGCTCACATGATGGATTTTCCTGCGTTCCGTAGAATCACCCCACAAAAAATCCCTTGCACACCTCTCTACTTCATCTAGCACCGAGCAGGGTAACATAGCTGTCTGCATCGAGTACACCGGAATTGTGGATAGTACAGCCTTGATTAGCGTTACCCTACCAGCAAAGGATAGCACCTTCTTTTGCCAGCCTGCTAGACGTTTTTTTATTTGGTCCACAACTGGTTGAAAGGTACTCTTCGTCACTCTCCCATGC
It includes:
- the LOC113704889 gene encoding uncharacterized protein, with product MLIAVSADANNQLFPLAFSIVEGENNDSWGWFMACIREFVTQRRGLCVISDRHPGIITIVNQVGSEWIEPFADHRFCIRHLASNFNTKFHDKILKNHLVAACYENQVFKFQRKMETIGKINPKARKWLDDLRVEKWALAHDGGKSYGIMTTNLLEVFNSVLKGARSLPITALVQLSFYRVNSYFAIRRQFAVQRSVSNQSFTPFVDGKISSYGIKAGGHEVVLFNRATGSFSIKTG